Genomic segment of Thermodesulfobacteriota bacterium:
GGAATCCTTCTTCGAAAACTGGAAGGAAACAAAAGAGCTTTACCAAAAAGATCCCACGATCCCGGTCGACGTGAAATTCGCCGAGGCGGAGGAAACTGTCGACTCCATCCTTTCGATATGGTCTGCCCTGGGGATCATCCCCTTTTCTTTCCCGCTGCCGTAGGAAAAAATCGTAAAAAAAACCGCCCCGGGACTTTCCCGGGGCGGCCGTCGGGATCATGATGGGGAGGGAAGATGCCCGACGTTAGTGAATCATGTTGAGGGTTACCCGCGTACCTCCCAGTGGCCGGGAACCCAGACCTCTACCCGGACGTTCTCGTACCGTCCGGAGACCCACACCCTCGAATACCCGTCGGACGACCAGTACCCCGGGACCCACTGACGCTCGTACCGCATCTCGTACCGTCCGGGGATCCAGACCCGCTCCTGCGGGACGTAGACCGGCGGGGGCGGGGCCGAGTAGACCACCGCGGGCTGCGAGCTCGTGATGATGGTGCCGAGGATCGCGCCGCCCACCAGCCCGGCGAAGAACCCTCCGAAGCCGTGGCCGTGTCCGTGAAAATGCCCGCCGCCTCTGCCGCCCGCAAGCGCTGCGTACGGGAACGCCGCCAACATCCCGAGTGCCAGCAGTATGCAAATGGTCTTTTTCATCTCTCCACCTCCCTTGCAGCCGTTCGTACCTGTTCCGACGAAGGGGGGGAGGCGGTTATTCAACCGCCTGAGGGAAAATCCGGGGGGGGGATCAGCTTGCGGAAAGGATAAGGATGAGGACCCCGTCCTCGTGGGACGGGCCGCCGACCAGGACCATGCCGCCGCGCGACATCCCCACGGTCGTCGTCAGGAGGTTTTTCCCTCCCTCCCGGATCTGGACGGAGAGGCGGACCTTGTTTCCGGGCGCCGGCAGCGGGCTGACGTGCATCGCCCGGCGCCCCGGCAGCTCGAACGTTCCCGACTCCCCCACCGCCAGGGTGCGCCGCCTGCGGTCGATCATTTTATAGGAGGAGTAGTTGAACATGACCTGCAGCTTCCCCCGGAGATTCATCAGGCCCGGATCCACCTCGTCCCCCTTGTTGGAGGCGTACACCGTCCCGAGGTCGACGGTCACGGCTCCGCCCGCAAGGCATACCTCCGCCGCGCTCCCGAGCAGGAGGAGAACGAGGAGGAACGCGGCGATCCCGGACGCCGCCGGGGGAACGGATTTAGGACTCGGCATTTTCGATGATCCAGATCACCCGGGGCAGCTCCTCCCCCTTGTCCACAAGCGCCACGGTGGCGATATCGGACTCCACGTCCTCGACGGAGACATCGAAGGTGCGAGGGTTGAACGGCGAACGATCCGTCCCCGTAGGGTAGAACAGGACCCCGAAAACCACAAGGGCGACCGCCGCGGGCAGCCAGACCCATCTCCAGGCCGGGAAGGCGCGCCGCGCGGCCTTTTCCTCCTCGATGCCCGCCCGGACGCGGGTCCACATCGCGTCGAGCGCCGGCTCCGCCGTCCCTGCGCTCACCGCGGCGTGCAGGCGCAACATCCTTCCCACGGCTTCCGTATTCCGCCGCTCGGCCGCGCACGCGGCGCAGGCGGAAAGGTGCGCTTCGAGCTCCGCCCCCGCCTCGGCCGGCAGCAGCCCGTCGGCCCTGTGCTCGATCATCCTGCGCGCGGTTCCGCAATCCACCATCGTCCCTACCCCTTCACGTGCCGGCCCAAAGCCGTCTTGAGTTTCTCCCGCGCGTAATGCAGCCGGGACATGACCGTCCCCGTGGAGCAGCCCATCGTTTTGGCGATGTCCTCGTACGACATCCCTTCGACCTCCCGCAGGAGGATGACCGTCCTGTGATGCTCCGGCAGCGCCGCGATCGCCTTCTCCAGGGCGTCCCCCAGCTCCCGGTTCATCAGGAGCTCCTCCGGCGTGGCCGGGTATGCGAAGGAGTCCGGGGGCGATGCGTCCTCGGTGAGCCAGGTTTCGTCGAGGGGGACATCCCCCGAGCGGGAGGTCTTCCTCCACCGGTCGATCGCCTGGTTCACCAGCAGGCGGTAGAACCAGGTGTAGAAGTTCGACCCGAACCGGAACTCCTTCAGCTTGTAATACGCCTTAACGAACGATTCCTGGACCACGTCGAGGGCGTCGTCCCGGTTCCCTACGATCCCTACGACGACCGCGAAAGCCCGCGTCTTGTATCGTTCCACGAGCTCCCGGAACGCCTCCTGGTCGCCGCCGAGGGTCGCGCGGATCAGCGCGTCGTCCCGGACGTCCTTGCCGGCGCTCTCAGTCATAGGACGGAGCCGCCCCGCGGACTATTCACGGGCAGCAGGGGATTTTTCAGTGGATTTCCCCCCAATTCCTCCCCCGGCTCACGGAAACGGTCAGCGGCACCGACAGTTTCGCCACCCCCGTCATCGCCCCGGTGAGCATCCGTTCCGCGTCCGCCGCCTCGCGTTCCGGCGCCTCGACGATCAGCTCGTCGTGCACCTGGAGGATCAGGCGCGCGTCCATCCGTTTCCCCCGGAACTCGCGGTCCACCCGGATCATGGCCAGCTTGATCAGGTCCGCGGCGCTCCCCTGGATCGGCGTGTTCACAGCCATCCGCTCCGCGGCCTCCCGGAGGACCCGGTTCTGCGAGTCGATGTCCTTCAGGAAGCGACGCCTCCCCATGATCGTCAAAACATACCCGTTTTTCCGGGCACTTGCCTTTATATCCTCAATGTATTCCTTTACCCCTGGGTACCGGTGGAAATATTGCTCGATGTACTCCTTGGCCTCCTTCCCCCCGATCCCCAGCTCCCGGGAGAGGCCGAACGGGCTCATCCCGTAAAGGATGCCGAAATTGATCACCTTGGCCTTGCGGCGCTGGTCCGCGGTGACCCTGCCGGCGGGGACGTTGAAGACCGCGGCGGCGGTGGCGGTATGGATGTCTTCCTCGCCCCGGAACCGGCGGATCAGCTCCGCGTCGCCGGAAAGATGCGCCAGGAGCCGCAGCTCCACCTGGGAGTAGTCCGCCCCCACGAGGACATTCCCGCGGTCCGCGACGAAGCCGGCCCGGATGCGCGCCCCCAGCTCCGTGCGGATCGGGATGTTCTGCAGGTTCGGGTCGGAGGAGGAGAGGCGGCCGGTGGCGGCCTGCGTCTGGTTGAAGGTGCTGTGGATCCGGCCGTCCTTCGGATCGACCAGCCCGGGGAGGACCTCCACGTACGTGGAGCGGATCTTCGCCAGCGTCCGGTAATCGAGCACCATCGAAGGGATCTCGTGAAGGGCTTTGAGCTGCTCGAGCACGTCCACGTCCGTGGAGTAGCCGGTCTTGGTCTTCTTGACGGGCGGCAGCTTGAGCTTCTCGAAGAGCAGGAAGGCGAGCTGCTTGGGCGAATTGATGTTGAAGCCGCCGCCGGCGGCCTCCGCCACCTTCTTCTCGATGGCGGCGATGTCGCGGGCAAGCTCCACCGACAGCTCCCTGAAGATCTCCGGGTCGATCCGGATGCCGCGCTCCTCCATCCGGTGCAGGACGGGCAACAGCGGCATGTCGAGATCGCGGAACACCTCGACGAGCCCCGCGTCGCGGAGCATCCCTTCCAGCTTCTCCCCCATGGCGAGCGTGACTTCCGCCAGCTCCGCCGCATGGTCCTCGCGCGACTCCCCTTCGGCGGCCGACAGCGACGACGGCAGGTAGCGGGCGCGCAGCTTGGGGAATGTCGGCGTCCCCTCCTCGGGCGCGAGGAGGTATCCCGCCACCTGCAGGTCGAACAGCGGCAGGTCCTCCCCGCCCTCCGTATCCTTGCGGTACAGCGCCTTCCCGTCGAAAAGATGAACGGTCGCGCCGAGGCGGCCGAGCGCCCGGGCCGCGGCGGCGGCCGAATCGGGGGGCAGGACGAAGACTCCGCTCCCCTCCACGGCGAACGCGGCGCACGTCTGCCGGTCTCCGTCGTACGCGAGGCCGGCGGCGCGCGGCTTCTTCCCCTTGAGCGCGGAAACGAGCTCCTCCGGGCCGGCGGCCCGCTTCCAGGGTACGGTCTCCGGGCCCCGTCCCGGTTTGCCGGCGGGCGCGGCGGCGGGCAGGTCGAGCTCCTCCAGGAGTTTGCGGAAGCCAAGCCGGCGGAACAGCGGCGCCACGCGCGCGGCGTCGATCGGGGCGGGAGCGAGCGCGGAGACCTTCTCGCGCAGCGGAACGCCGCGGTCGATCGTCACCAGCTTCATCGACAGCCGGGCGGCGTCGGCCCCCTTCGCGATCTTCTCCTTCCGCGCTCCTTTGAGCCTCTCCGTCCCCGACAGCACGGCGTCGAGGGAGCCGAACTCGCGGATCAGCTCCGATGCCGTCTTCTCGCCGATGCCGGCGACTCCGGGGACGTTGTCCGACGGGTCGCCCGCCAGCGCCAGCAGGTCGGCCACCCTGTCCGGCGGGACGCCGAAGGTCTCCACGACCTGCTCCTCCCCGACCTCGTTCCCCTTGAGGCCGTCGCGCACCTTCACGCGCTTCGAGACGAGCTGGTACATGTCCTTGTCGGAGGAGACGATGACGACGTCCATCCCCTCCTCCTCCGCCTTCCGGGAGAGGGTGCCGATGATGTCGTCCGCCTCGACGCCGGGCATCGCGACGCGGCGCACCCCCAGCGCGTCGATCAGCTCGTCGACCAGCGGAATCTGCGCCAGCAGGTCCTCCGGCACCTTCAGCCGGGTCGCCTTGTATTCCGGGAAGAGCGCGTGCCGCGGCGTGGGCTCGCGCGAGTCGAAGATCGCGGCGACGCCCGCGGGCTCCTCCGTCCGCAGGATCTTGAGGAGAATGCGGGCCACGCCGAGGACCACGTTGGTCGGCGTCCCGTCCGGCGCGGTGAGCCGCGGGACGCCGTAGAAGGTCCTGTAGAGGACGTTATGCCCGTCGATCAGATACAGGGTTGGCATCGGATTCCTGACGGAACTCCACCACGAGCGTCCCCGCGACGGTGTCCCCCGCCCGCTGCCCCTCGGGATCGTAGAACCCGAGGTACGCCTCCACGAACAGGATCGCCGCGCCCACGGTCCAGGCGAGGAACGGGCCGATCGCCGGGAGGAGGTAGAGCAGGAACGGGACGGCCACCGTGAAGTTCCGCTTCATGGAGGCAGGGAAGTCCATCGCGTCCCGGTCGATCCGAACGACCTTGAGCCCCGTGAGCCACTTCCCGGCGCTGCGCCCGCCGGGGAATCCGTCGCACATGAGGATGTAGAAGAGCGACGCGCAGGCCCCGGCCGCGTCGGGGATGTGCCAGAGCGACATCGCGACGATGAGGTCGGCCGCCTTCCCGATCAGGCGCGAAAGGTAGCGCCCCCGCCGCGCGGTGAGGTCCCGCTCCCGCCGCTCGTCCCGCGCGTCGTACGCCATCGCCTCAGCGGACCCCGGGCCGTTCCGCCCGGGTGAAGAACAGGAATCCCATGGCGGGGCGCCGGTTCCCCGGCTGCGTGACGAAGTGGACCGACTCGAAGCGCCAGCCCTCCCCCGCCTCGCGGTTGAGCGCCTCCTCGATCGTCCGGTCGCTCACGTCGACGAGCTCCACGACGCGGTACGCCGGCCCGGCATCCCGCTCCGCCAAGCCCGTCACCTCCCGAGCGCCCGCGCCGCTTCCTTCGCGGCGTAGGTGATGATCAGGTCCGCGCCCGCCCGCTTGATCGACACGAGGATCTCCATCATCACCCGGTCGCCGTCGATCCAGCCCAGCTTCGCGGCCCCCTTGACCATCGAGTACTCCCCGCTGACGTTGTAGGCCGCCACCGGCAGGTCGAACCGTTCGCGGACCCGGTGGATGACGTCGAGGTAGGAGAGCGCGGGCTTGACCATCACGATGTCGGCGCCCTCCTCGATGTCGAGGGCGACCTCGCGCAGCGCCTCCCGGGCGTTGGGCGGGTCCATCTGGTAGGAGCGGCGGTCGCCGAACGAGGGCGTGCTGTCGGCCGCGTCGCGGAACGGCCCGTAGAATCCGCCGGCGTACTTGGCCGCGTACGACATGATCGGCACGTTGCGGAACCGCTCCTTGTCGAGCGCGCGGCGGATCGCACCCACGCGGCCGTCCATCATGTCGGACGGCGCGACGATGTCGGCCCCGGCACGGGCGTGGGAGACGGCGCTTTTGGCCAGGATCTCGAGCGTGGCGTCGTTGTCGACGTCGCCGTCTTTAAGGATCCCGCAGTGGCCGTGGTCGGTGTACTCGCAGAAGCAGACGTCGGTGATCACGACCAGCTCGGGCACGGCGTCCTTGAGCGCCCGCACCGCGGTCTGGACGATCCCCCGGTCGGAGTACGCGTCCTTCCCCAGCGGGTCCTTCTTCGCGGGGATGCCGAAGAGGAGCACGGCGGGGATGCCGAGGCGGGCGACCTCGCGCGCCTCCTTCGCCAGGTTCTCGACGGAGAGGTTGAACACGCCCGGCATCGATGGGACTTCACGGCGGATGTTTTTCCCCGCCGCGACGAACAGCGGGTAGATCAGGTCGTCCACCGAGAGCTTCGTCTCGCGGACCATCCGCCGCAGCGTCTCGTTGCGCCGGAGCCGGCGGCCCCTGTATTCGGGGAACCCCATCTTTCACCTCCCGTCGGCGAGCGACGCCTCGATGGCGTCCACCATCGCCTTCAGCGTATACGTTTCGGGCATGATGTCCACCCGGAAATCCCTTTCCCGGACGGCCCGCGCGGTCACCTCGCCGATGACCGCGATGCGGCTTTTCGAAAGCATCTCCCGCACGCTCTCCTCCCCCAGCAGGAGGAACAGGTTGCGGAACGCCGACGGGGAGGCGAAGGTGCAGACGTCCGGCGGATCCGCCAGGATCTCCGAAGCCGTCTCCTCGTCCTTCTCCGCGGGCGCGTTCCTGTAGGCGACCACGGGGACGACCTGCCCCCCTTCCTTGCGGATCGCCTCCGGAAGGATCTCCCGCCCCTCTTCCGCCCGCGGCAGGAGGAAGCGCCGCCCCGCGATCCCTTCGTCCCGCAGCGCCGCGAAGAGCCCCTCGGCCGTGTGTTTCCTCGCGGTGAGGTGGACCGCCACCCCGCGGGACGAGAGCTCGCCGGTGGTCCCCGGCCCGACGCTCGCCGCGCGCAGCGACGCCGGCCAGGACACGACCCCCAGCCGCGCGGCCCGGTCCAGGAAGAAGCGCGCCGCGTTGGCGCTGGTGAAAAGGATCCAGTCGAAGGAGGAGAGCCGCCCGATCTCCCGGTCCAGCGGTCCGCAGTCGGCCGGGGGGACCAGCCGGATCGTCGGGAAGGGGACGGGAACGCCGCCCGCGCGCCGGACCAGCGCCGAAAGGTCCTCGTTCCCGTCCGCGGCGCGCGTGATCAGGATCCGCATCCCTCCGAGCCCCATCTCAGCGCTCCAATTCACTCACCCGCCGGACTGCCTGTACACTTCGTCGAGGATCTGCCGGCCGCCCCGCGCCAGCAGCTCTTCGGCCAGGGCGACGCCGATCGCTTCCGGGTCGTCGACGGAGCCGGTCCGGCTCGCCCGCAGGATCTCCGTGCCGTCCGGGCGCCCCACCAGCCCGTCGATCCGGATCCCGCTCCCGTTCCGTTCGGCGTGCGCCGCGATGGGGACCTGGCACCCCCCTTCGAGGCGCTTCAGGAACCCCCGCTCCGCGCGGACCGCCAGCGACGTGTCCGGGTCGTCGAGGAACGCCACCGCCGACCGGGTGCGCCCGTCGGCAGTGCGGATCTCGATCCCCAGCGCCCCCTGCCCGATGGCCGGGATCGACACGGAGGCGGGAAGGTACTGCCGGATCTTCCCGTCCCAGCCCAGGCGCCGAAGCCCCGCCGCGGCCAGGACGATGGCGTCGTACTGCCCCTCCTCCATCTTCCGGATCCGGCTGTCGAGATTCCCCCGCAGCGACACGATGTCGAGGTCGGGGCGCAGCCCCAACAGCTGCGTCTGCCGGCGCAGCGAGCTGGTCCCCACCTTCGCGCCCTTCGGCAGCTCCTCGAACCGCGCGTATTTCGCGGAAAGGAAGGCGTCCCGAGGGTCCTCCCGCTTCGTGATGCAGGCCAGGCAGAGCCCTTCGGGGAGGTCCGTGGGGACGTCCTTCATCGAGTGGACGGCCAGGTCGATCCGCCCGTCGAGGAGCGCCTCCTCGATCTCCTTCACGAAGAGCCCCTTCCCCCCGACCCGCGCCAGCGGAACGTCGAGGATCATGTCGCCCGTCGTCCGGATCTTTACGATCTCGACCGCGAAGCCGCTCCCGCGCTCGATCTCGGACTTCACGAACTCCGCCTGCCACAGGGCCAGCGTGCTGCCCCGCGACCCGAGACGGAGCGTCTCACGCTCTGCCATCGTCTCCTCCCTGCGCCGCGTCGCCTTCCTCTTCCTCTCCCTCTTCCGGAAGGTCGAAGACCTCCCGCACCACCGCGATCCGCTGCGCGGGGCTGTGCTCCTCGCAGTCGCGCTTGAGCGACGCGATCGGGGAGTGCAGCACCTTGTTGAGCAGCGAGGACGCCAGCGACTCCACCACCTGCCGCGTCTTCGGGTCCGCCTCGCCCAGCGCCGCCAGCGCCTTCCCGACCTCCGCCGCCTTGATCTCCTCGTACTTCCTGCGGAGGGAGACGATCGTGGGCGTGACCTGCTGCGCCTCGAGCCACTTCCGGAAGGAGTCCGCCTCCGCGGCCACGATCTCCTCGGCCTTCGCCGCCTCCCGCTGCCGCTCCTCGAGGTTCGTCTCGATGACGTTGTTCAGGTCGTCGATGTCGTACACGTAGACGTTGTCGATCTGGTTCGCGTCGGGATCGATGTCGCGCGGGACCGCCATGTCGATGAAGAACATCGGCCGGTTCTTCCGGACCCGGAGGACGTCCGCGATGTCGTCGCGCTTCAGGATGAAGCGCGGGGAGCCCGTCGAGGAGAGGACGATGTCGGCGCGCTTGAGGTGCGTGGTCAGCTCCTCGAAGCGGACCGGCGTGCCGTCGAACTCCTCGGCGAGCCGCACGGCGCGCTCGAAGGTGCGGTTGGTCACCAGGATCCCGCGGGCGCCCGCGTTGAGCAGGTGGCGGGCCGCCAGCTCGCACATCTCCCCCGCCCCGATGAGCATCACGGTGTTGTCCGAGAGATCGCCCATGATCTTCTTCGCCAGCTCCACCGCCGCGTAGGAGACCGACACGGCGCTGTTGGCCACGCGCGTCTCGGTGCGCACCCGCTTGGCCGCGGAGAACGCCTTGGTGAAGAACTTGTCGAGGATCGGCCCGATCGCCTTGAACTCGGCGGCGTACCCGTAGGCGTCCTTGACCTGTCCCAGGATCTGCGGCTCGCCCAGGACCATGGAGTCGAGGGAGCTGGCGACGCGGAACAGGTGGCGCACCGCCTCGTCGCCCGACCGGTGATAGAGGTACGGCTGCAGCTCCGCGGGGGTCATCCCGTGGAAGGAGGCGAGGAAGCGGCGGACCGCCTCGTCGCCCCGGTACCCCTCCTCCGCGAGGACGCACACCTCCACGCGGTTGCAGGTGGAAAGGATGACGCCCTCCGAGATGCCGTCCGATTCGACCAGCGCGCGCAGGGCGTGCCCGATCGTGTCCGCGGGGAACGCGAGGCGCTCCCGTACCTCGACCGGCGCCGACCGGTGGTTCAATCCCGTTATGACGATACGGCTGGTCATCGACCCGGGCTTTCTTCTATCCGGAGAGGTTCGAGTAGGTGTGGAGCCCCGGCAGCAGGAGGTTCACGCCCAGGAAAGTGAACAGGATCGCGCAGAAGCCGACGATGGCCAGGATCGCCGCCTTCCGCCCGCGCCACCCCACGGTCATCCGCCCGTGGAGGAGCGCCGCGTACAGGAACCAGGTGATGAGCGACCAGACTTCCTTGGGGTCCCAGCTCCAGTAGGAGCCCCAGGCGAACTCCGCCCAGATCGAGCCCGTGATGATCCCCAGCGTCAGCAGCGGGAACCCGATCTGGAGGCAGCGGTAGTTGATGCCGTCGAGCACGTCGAGCGAGGGGAGCCGCTTGAAGACGGCGCCCATCCGCTTGCGCTTCAGCTCCCGCTCCATCAGCAGGTACATGATCCCCGCGGCGAAGGCCACGGCGAACACGGCGTTGCCGAAGAACAGCAGCAGCACGTGGACGGGAAGCCAGTTCGAGTCCAGCGCCGGCGGCAGGGTGCGGACCTCGGCCGGCAGGAAGACCGTGGACAGGCTGAAGAGGAACGCCAGCGGGGCGACGAACGCGCCCAGCACCCGCAGGTTGTATCGCAGCTCGAACGCGAGGAAGACGCAGACGATCGCGAAGGCGGAGAAGGAGAGCGACTCGAACAGGCTGGTGATCGGCGTGTACCCGGCCGCGACGTACCGCGCGACGAAGGCCGCCCCGTGCAGGACGGCGCCGATCGCGAGGAACATCCTGCCGAGCCGGGCGCCGCGCTCGTTCAGCGAGAGGATGAAGTAAAGGTACAGCACGGTCCCGACAAGGTAGATGAGGGCCGTGGCCTTCAGGAGGGCGATCTGCATCCGGTTATCTTACCAGAAGTACCGGTTCAGGGTGAGGGTCCCCTCGGTCCGCGCGACCCGCCGGACCCGCTCCACGGAAAGGTCGGCCTTCAGCGCCAGCTCCCGGGAGAGACGGAAGCCCTGGCGCAGCGACGCCGACAGGTCGGGCCCTTCCTTCGTCTCCCCGAGCACGCCCCGGATGCCGCGCCCCTCCAGCCAGAGCTGCCAGCCGCGCGCCGGCTCCGCCGTCACGCCCAGCGACCCGCCTGCGCCGATCCGGTAGGAGGCATGGTAATCCCGGGAGATCGCCGCCTCCGCCTCCGCCAGCGCGTAGGCGACGGCCCGCTCCGCGACCTTGACCGTCACGCCGATCCCGGCGCCCGCGTTCGGAACGAGGGAGTCCTTCGTCTTCGTGAAGTCCCTCGTCTCGACCGCGAACCGGGCCTTCCACGACTTCGGGCGGAAGATCGGGTCGACCGGGTCGATCGACTGGATCCGGATGAAGTCGAGCCGGTCCAGCCGGACCCGGTCGCTTTCCGGAAAAAACCGCGCCGCCCCGGCGAAGATCTCGATCAGCGCGCCCGGAGTGTACCCGTCGGGGAAATCGGTGTAGTCGTGGTAGGCGGGACGCCATCCCGCCTCCAGGAACCCCTCGCTTCCCCGCCAGCCGCCTCCCGCGTGGACCCGGGCGCTCGAGTGCCCCTCCTCCGGCGGCGCGGGGCGCGGCGGGGGCGGCGTCGCGTCCTTCCCCGGGCGCAGGCGGGTCCGTGCGGAGAGGATGGCGTGGAAACGCTCCTGGAACTCCTTGTGCTCCATCTGCCTCTTCGCGATCCGGTACTGGAGCAGCTCCGCGGCCAGATCGAGCGCGCGCGCCTTCTCCGCGTCGGAGGCCGGCCCGGAGAGGATCTCGCCCGGCGGGGCCTTCCCGTCGGCCACCCGCAGCGACAGCTCCCGTTCGCGCCCCGGCAGCAGGGAGCGGGCGTGTCGGATCTTGACCGCCCGCGAAGGGCGCCAGGCGACGGCGCCGTTGTCGACGAGCCCCGCGTCGAGGACCGCGCGGACGGTGTCCATGGGGATGACCCAGCCGCGGTCCATCGTGCCGGTCAGGCGCGCCGACGGGCGCGCGGCGTCGAGGAGGAAGAGCAGCTCGTACGAGCAGTTCTCGTCGAAAAAGTAGTAGTCGGTGGCGATCCCCCGCAGCTCGACGAGGTGCAGCATCAACGGGCGCACCTCCTCCGGCGTCAGGTTCAGCGGGTATTCCCACATGTCGCGCTGGTCTATGCCGGAATATTCCCGCACCTTGTCGT
This window contains:
- a CDS encoding DUF4105 domain-containing protein; protein product: MRALSVFLSALLAAAAVPARASGDPYLAELKSRAESAGLSADPYWKILLHLRRGISGERSLVDDPKFFLAPSGKTDPAAELNATLDGLFDLALDPPAFCRFPGRYAWLADKLGIDPRRLPRIPACPEVDNILRAVDARSVGMVFASGYVNSPASMFGHTFLRIDSPLASPLLGYAVNYAALTNPADGGVTFTVKGMLGGYDGYYSLMPYYDKVREYSGIDQRDMWEYPLNLTPEEVRPLMLHLVELRGIATDYYFFDENCSYELLFLLDAARPSARLTGTMDRGWVIPMDTVRAVLDAGLVDNGAVAWRPSRAVKIRHARSLLPGRERELSLRVADGKAPPGEILSGPASDAEKARALDLAAELLQYRIAKRQMEHKEFQERFHAILSARTRLRPGKDATPPPPRPAPPEEGHSSARVHAGGGWRGSEGFLEAGWRPAYHDYTDFPDGYTPGALIEIFAGAARFFPESDRVRLDRLDFIRIQSIDPVDPIFRPKSWKARFAVETRDFTKTKDSLVPNAGAGIGVTVKVAERAVAYALAEAEAAISRDYHASYRIGAGGSLGVTAEPARGWQLWLEGRGIRGVLGETKEGPDLSASLRQGFRLSRELALKADLSVERVRRVARTEGTLTLNRYFW